A window of Mycolicibacterium fluoranthenivorans contains these coding sequences:
- a CDS encoding Fic family protein, translating into MEAGALRQTVAAQRLEGWRPTDEQLADLGRLARAELSFGEYLASYRARYPPPAPAPRRWVLRRRIPYLIPGTTLLRNNFGVTEPSVLIELEFAATAGRILGWQQRIAAGQVGSADLDARVIHQQVFGDVYAWAGEYRITELRRGDVAFGWQADIGARMDEITGHARALVTDRPADAPALAYELSRLYADYNQVHPFREGNGRTGTLLLHTVSAQCGYPLDLSGITRADWYSASADSMPFRRDGRANHRPFLPLLVRAVGDP; encoded by the coding sequence GTGGAAGCCGGCGCGCTGCGCCAGACCGTCGCCGCGCAACGGCTGGAGGGCTGGCGGCCCACCGACGAGCAGCTGGCCGACCTGGGCCGGCTGGCGCGTGCCGAGCTGAGTTTCGGGGAGTATCTGGCCAGCTACCGGGCCCGGTATCCACCGCCCGCGCCGGCACCGCGGCGCTGGGTGCTGCGACGTCGTATCCCGTATCTGATTCCGGGAACCACGCTGTTGCGCAACAATTTCGGCGTCACCGAGCCGTCAGTGCTGATCGAGCTCGAGTTCGCCGCGACCGCGGGCCGCATACTCGGGTGGCAGCAGCGGATCGCCGCCGGGCAGGTCGGCTCCGCCGATCTCGATGCGCGGGTGATCCACCAGCAGGTGTTCGGTGATGTGTACGCGTGGGCGGGGGAGTACCGGATCACCGAACTGCGCCGCGGTGACGTGGCCTTCGGATGGCAGGCCGATATCGGCGCGCGGATGGACGAGATCACCGGGCACGCGCGCGCGTTGGTGACCGACCGGCCGGCCGACGCGCCGGCGCTGGCCTATGAGCTGTCCCGGCTCTATGCCGACTACAACCAGGTGCACCCGTTCCGCGAGGGCAACGGTCGCACCGGGACCCTGCTGCTGCACACCGTGTCGGCCCAGTGCGGGTATCCGCTCGACCTCTCCGGAATCACCCGCGCCGACTGGTACAGCGCGTCGGCGGACAGCATGCCGTTCCGCCGGGACGGGCGAGCCAACCATCGGCCGTTCCTCCCGCTGCTGGTGCGCGCGGTCGGCGACCCGTAA
- a CDS encoding sulfite exporter TauE/SafE family protein gives MLLLFAAGIGGGLTGSIAGLASVSTYPALLLVGLPPVTANVTNTVALVFNGIGSVWGSLPELRGQRAKLRRMIPTAVLGGAAGAALLLSIPAEGFEKVVPVLLAASSVVIALPVRNNADRPRHTGHLVLQALSVLAICVYGGFFGAAAGVLLLALFLRTGSATLADANATKNVVLGVANAVAALGFIVFAPVSWAAVVPLGLGCLIGSRLGPAVVRHAPATPLRLLIALAGLGLAVKLGYDTYR, from the coding sequence ATGCTGCTGTTGTTCGCCGCCGGAATCGGCGGCGGACTGACCGGCAGCATCGCCGGGCTGGCGTCGGTGTCCACCTATCCGGCGCTGTTGCTCGTCGGGCTGCCGCCGGTGACCGCCAATGTCACCAACACCGTGGCGCTGGTGTTCAACGGCATCGGTTCGGTGTGGGGTTCGCTGCCCGAGCTGCGCGGCCAGCGCGCCAAGTTGCGCAGGATGATCCCGACGGCGGTGCTCGGCGGAGCAGCCGGCGCGGCACTGCTGCTGTCCATCCCCGCCGAGGGGTTCGAGAAGGTGGTGCCGGTGCTGTTGGCGGCGTCATCGGTGGTCATCGCGCTACCCGTGCGCAACAATGCCGACCGGCCCCGCCACACCGGACACCTGGTGCTGCAGGCCCTCTCGGTGTTGGCGATCTGCGTCTACGGCGGGTTCTTCGGAGCCGCCGCGGGAGTGCTGCTGCTGGCGCTGTTCCTGCGCACCGGCAGCGCCACCCTGGCCGACGCCAACGCCACCAAGAACGTGGTGCTCGGCGTCGCCAACGCCGTGGCCGCGCTGGGCTTCATCGTGTTCGCCCCGGTGAGCTGGGCCGCCGTGGTGCCACTGGGACTGGGTTGCCTGATCGGCTCACGACTGGGGCCGGCCGTGGTGCGCCACGCCCCGGCGACGCCGCTGCGCCTGCTCATCGCCCTCGCCGGGCTGGGCCTGGCCGTCAAACTCGGCTATGACACCTACCGCTGA
- a CDS encoding amino acid permease: MSATFDPAISSQEDAATLEELGYTQELHRGIGGYAAFASGFSFVSILTTVFAFFPLGFALGGPAFFFTWPIVFICQFCVCLVFAELSGKFPVAGAIYQWSRRLAGNAVGWFAGWFMLIGYIVSIAALAIAMQTVLPPIWSGFQIVGTDMDPLSVDGATNGIILGAVTIVLCTIISAAGVRFMARITVTGVTLEIIGVILIIGAMFFTAERNPVQAVADTGGHGSGVHYLPAFLASMLMAAYVMYGFDSAAELSEETKDPRRTAPKAIVNALLVSFVGGGLMIVAALMSAPALGDDLATGGMAWVIESQLDTWLGKTLLGLVAVAMFSATLAIQASASRVMFSMARDNRLPFGTFLAKVNKRTGTPVITGVAVSLLAIAVLLVNLGQASVFAAIASVSVVIVYLAYLMVTVPALIHRLRGTSLSHGKPVMDLGRWGIPVNLVAVVMGGLLVVNIGWPRQEVYNPAGDSWFLQYFAVIFVALTLAVGYIAYRVVRDREGAPDPADALVSPKKK; this comes from the coding sequence ATGTCCGCCACCTTCGATCCGGCGATCTCCTCACAGGAGGACGCCGCCACCCTGGAGGAGCTCGGCTATACGCAGGAGCTGCACCGCGGCATCGGCGGTTACGCCGCTTTCGCCTCGGGCTTCTCCTTCGTGTCGATCCTCACCACCGTGTTCGCGTTCTTCCCGCTCGGTTTCGCACTCGGCGGGCCGGCATTCTTCTTCACCTGGCCCATCGTGTTCATCTGTCAGTTCTGCGTGTGCCTCGTCTTCGCCGAACTGTCCGGCAAGTTCCCGGTCGCCGGCGCCATCTACCAGTGGTCGCGGCGGCTCGCCGGTAACGCCGTGGGCTGGTTCGCCGGTTGGTTCATGCTGATCGGCTACATCGTCTCGATCGCCGCGCTGGCCATCGCCATGCAGACGGTGCTCCCGCCGATCTGGAGCGGATTCCAGATCGTCGGCACCGATATGGATCCGCTGTCGGTGGACGGTGCCACCAACGGCATCATCCTGGGGGCGGTCACGATCGTGCTGTGCACCATCATCAGCGCGGCCGGTGTGCGGTTCATGGCGCGTATCACCGTCACCGGCGTCACCCTGGAGATCATCGGCGTCATCCTGATCATCGGCGCCATGTTCTTCACCGCCGAGCGCAATCCGGTCCAGGCCGTCGCCGACACCGGCGGCCACGGCTCCGGTGTCCACTACCTGCCGGCCTTTCTGGCCTCGATGTTGATGGCCGCCTACGTGATGTACGGATTCGACAGCGCCGCAGAGCTTTCCGAGGAGACCAAGGACCCGCGGCGCACCGCCCCGAAAGCGATCGTGAACGCCCTGCTGGTGTCGTTCGTCGGCGGTGGACTGATGATCGTCGCGGCCCTCATGTCGGCTCCCGCACTCGGTGACGACCTCGCCACCGGCGGTATGGCCTGGGTCATCGAAAGCCAGCTCGACACCTGGCTGGGCAAGACCCTGCTGGGACTGGTCGCCGTCGCCATGTTCTCCGCCACGCTGGCCATCCAGGCCTCCGCCTCCCGGGTGATGTTCTCCATGGCCCGCGACAACCGGCTGCCGTTCGGCACGTTCCTGGCCAAGGTGAACAAGCGCACCGGCACCCCCGTGATCACCGGGGTGGCGGTCAGCCTGCTGGCCATCGCCGTCCTGCTGGTCAACCTCGGGCAGGCCAGTGTGTTCGCGGCCATCGCCTCGGTCTCGGTGGTGATCGTCTATCTGGCCTATCTGATGGTGACCGTGCCGGCGTTGATCCACCGGCTGCGGGGCACCAGCCTGTCCCATGGCAAACCGGTGATGGATCTGGGCCGCTGGGGCATCCCGGTGAACCTGGTCGCGGTGGTGATGGGCGGGCTGCTGGTGGTCAACATCGGCTGGCCCCGCCAGGAGGTCTACAACCCGGCCGGCGACTCGTGGTTCCTGCAGTACTTCGCGGTGATCTTCGTCGCACTGACCTTGGCTGTCGGGTACATCGCCTACCGGGTGGTGCGCGATCGCGAAGGCGCTCCCGACCCAGCTGACGCGCTGGTTTCCCCCAAGAAGAAGTAG
- a CDS encoding molybdopterin-dependent oxidoreductase — MLCGISAAAITLGVSALAAIPLGASADARTAVGSTVIDRTPGPVKEWAIQTFATFDKLFLTSAVLVVIAILAALAGLLERRRVPIGSVMFAAAGAAGCAAVLTRTGAGPLDLVPTVLGAVAGIAALRFFISGRLLDGAASAPTSTTDTDPGRRLSLAALGLLGLGTLATALGSVYGGRLNSVAGDRKSFTPPPLAKPAPPVPPGVQPPGVDLPSFVTDNAAFYRIDTALSVPQLARGDWQLRIHGLVDHEKTYRFDDLASFELIEKMVTLTCVSNPVGGDLIGNAVWTGYRVRDLLAAAGIHPDADMVLSTSSDGFTAGTPVQALTDDRDALLAITMNGQPLPVEHGYPVRLVVPGLYGYVSATKWVVDLELTRYDRAQAYWTKLGWSPKGPIKTESRIDVPRSGADVPRGPTRFGGVAWAQNRGVRAVEVRIDDGPWQPATLGAAYSNDTWRLWSFDWQAEQPGLHTITVRATDNTGAVQTADLADVVPDGATGWHSVDFAVKG; from the coding sequence ATGCTCTGCGGAATCTCCGCCGCGGCGATCACCCTCGGTGTCAGTGCGCTGGCGGCGATCCCGCTGGGCGCGTCCGCCGACGCCCGGACCGCCGTCGGATCGACCGTCATCGACCGCACCCCGGGCCCGGTGAAGGAATGGGCGATCCAGACCTTCGCCACCTTCGACAAGCTGTTCCTCACCTCAGCGGTGCTCGTCGTCATCGCGATACTGGCTGCGCTGGCCGGGCTGCTGGAGCGCCGCCGGGTGCCCATCGGCAGCGTGATGTTCGCCGCCGCGGGCGCAGCCGGCTGTGCGGCAGTGCTGACCCGCACCGGCGCCGGCCCGCTGGACCTCGTCCCCACCGTTCTCGGCGCGGTGGCCGGAATCGCGGCCCTGCGGTTCTTCATCTCGGGACGGCTGCTCGACGGGGCGGCCAGTGCCCCGACGAGCACCACCGATACCGATCCGGGCCGCCGGTTATCCCTGGCTGCACTGGGATTGCTCGGCCTGGGGACCCTGGCCACCGCACTCGGGTCCGTGTACGGCGGACGGCTGAATTCGGTGGCAGGCGACCGGAAGTCCTTCACCCCGCCGCCGCTGGCCAAGCCCGCACCGCCGGTGCCGCCCGGTGTACAGCCGCCCGGTGTGGACCTGCCCAGCTTCGTGACGGACAACGCCGCCTTCTACCGGATCGACACCGCGCTGTCGGTCCCGCAGTTGGCCAGAGGCGATTGGCAGTTGCGCATCCACGGCCTGGTCGATCACGAAAAGACCTACCGCTTCGACGATCTGGCCTCATTCGAGCTCATCGAGAAGATGGTCACGCTGACCTGTGTGTCCAACCCGGTGGGTGGCGACCTGATCGGCAACGCCGTGTGGACCGGCTACCGGGTGCGCGATCTGCTGGCCGCCGCCGGTATCCATCCCGACGCCGATATGGTGCTGTCCACCTCCAGTGACGGATTCACTGCGGGCACCCCGGTGCAGGCCCTCACCGATGACCGCGATGCGCTACTGGCGATCACCATGAACGGCCAGCCCCTGCCCGTCGAACACGGCTACCCGGTGCGCCTGGTGGTGCCGGGACTGTACGGGTACGTCTCGGCCACCAAGTGGGTGGTCGACCTCGAACTCACCAGATATGACCGCGCACAGGCCTATTGGACCAAGCTGGGTTGGTCTCCCAAAGGCCCGATCAAGACGGAGTCCCGCATCGACGTGCCCCGCAGCGGAGCCGACGTGCCGAGGGGTCCCACCCGGTTCGGCGGGGTGGCCTGGGCCCAGAATCGCGGGGTGCGGGCCGTCGAGGTACGCATCGATGACGGGCCTTGGCAGCCGGCCACTCTCGGGGCGGCGTACTCGAACGACACCTGGCGGCTGTGGAGTTTCGACTGGCAGGCCGAGCAACCCGGCCTACACACCATCACGGTGCGCGCCACCGACAACACCGGTGCGGTGCAGACCGCCGACCTCGCCGACGTGGTGCCCGACGGGGCGACCGGCTGGCACAGCGTCGACTTCGCGGTGAAAGGCTAG
- a CDS encoding putative nucleotidyltransferase substrate binding domain-containing protein — MPPESPDTPSGRGVAAALGAIDAAGDEAALRAGVGRARQAVTAELAAHTPAPALAAGWSEVLRGGVAAAVRLTSIDGAPDWNWFVSGSVARGEAAPGSDVETMVALSDAVSDERKVALMARAAEVHALLERCGIQGDGNGVLASRPRFCRRMASWTEGIERWAADPREDRGVVMTGLMADAAAVGLADAAVAGLADAAVAGRHPGIAEDVLRARTVEAAQRHYAARQAMLDDATTLRAGFPSRLRIFSRHADTVDMKPAMVDPVVKIARWAGLSAGSVAVSTLDRLDAAGAANILDAEDVSTLHECFLWLTRFRWRLRAGPWLQGRPVSDVVSLADIAPHERAVLRGVHREVAGISRKLTFLASTSAFR, encoded by the coding sequence GTGCCTCCAGAGAGTCCCGACACCCCGTCCGGTCGCGGTGTCGCCGCAGCCCTCGGAGCCATCGACGCCGCAGGTGACGAGGCCGCGCTGCGTGCGGGGGTCGGCCGGGCCCGGCAGGCCGTGACCGCGGAGCTGGCGGCGCACACGCCGGCGCCGGCTCTGGCCGCGGGCTGGTCGGAGGTGTTGCGCGGCGGCGTCGCCGCAGCGGTTCGGTTGACATCGATCGACGGTGCGCCGGACTGGAACTGGTTCGTCTCCGGCAGCGTCGCGCGCGGTGAGGCCGCGCCCGGTTCCGATGTCGAGACCATGGTCGCCCTGTCCGACGCCGTCTCCGACGAGCGCAAGGTGGCTCTGATGGCGCGGGCCGCCGAGGTACACGCGCTGCTGGAACGCTGTGGCATCCAGGGCGACGGCAATGGGGTGCTGGCCAGCCGGCCGCGGTTCTGCCGCCGGATGGCCAGCTGGACCGAGGGCATCGAACGCTGGGCGGCCGACCCGCGCGAGGACCGCGGGGTGGTGATGACCGGACTGATGGCCGACGCGGCCGCGGTGGGATTGGCCGACGCGGCCGTGGCGGGATTGGCCGACGCGGCCGTGGCGGGACGACACCCCGGGATCGCTGAGGATGTGCTGCGCGCCCGCACGGTCGAGGCGGCGCAGCGCCACTATGCGGCGCGCCAGGCGATGCTCGACGACGCCACCACCCTGCGCGCCGGTTTCCCGTCCCGGCTGCGCATCTTCTCCCGGCACGCCGACACCGTCGATATGAAGCCCGCGATGGTGGACCCGGTGGTGAAGATCGCCCGCTGGGCCGGCCTGTCTGCGGGGTCGGTGGCAGTGTCCACCCTCGATCGCCTGGACGCTGCGGGTGCGGCCAATATCCTTGATGCCGAGGATGTTTCGACACTGCACGAGTGCTTCCTGTGGCTGACCCGGTTTCGCTGGCGGTTGCGGGCCGGTCCGTGGCTGCAGGGCAGGCCGGTCTCGGACGTGGTCAGCCTGGCCGATATCGCCCCGCACGAACGGGCGGTTCTGCGCGGCGTGCACCGCGAGGTGGCAGGGATCAGCCGCAAGCTCACCTTCCTGGCATCGACGTCGGCGTTCCGGTAG
- a CDS encoding purine-cytosine permease family protein: MSLKSYFQGPATSLDEQVESYATTRVPDDQRWRRPAVLLVLSGNITAMFWFALGGQIGFLVGWPMFLIPVAYMVIGATIIGALVMRIASQEGLSLTLLSRGLGFGAKGSAIASIVYAVNYVFYFVFEGSIVSHGLSHLLGIPIDSGQATVVFAVIAAAALYFSWRGMHSMNLLQRFGLPIFVILFVIGMVMLANGYVLVGPGEWAAQGGLTATSMWQAMSLANGQVVFQALIATDYGRFVKRSVGYAGTAGLMFVELAMIVVVMLFGVLLGFTMLGHFDGTDTQRQLSATDPGLIFAVVMGVLGVVFAVITQVRINVMNLYSGSLALSNAWDALASRRVGRQWWMVALCVAGIACYPVNILQYTGEFLAVTGIMTNTWIFILLSDYYVCRKLLNLAPAHDIEYRDGMVKDWNVCGMVALGSSLLVGALGVAGLYPMYLASFAAMLLGPVIYIPLTIATRGRQYGVRLERSGEVRQDTDARVVDGV; this comes from the coding sequence TTGTCCCTCAAAAGCTATTTCCAGGGTCCTGCGACAAGTCTCGACGAGCAGGTCGAGAGTTATGCGACCACCCGCGTGCCCGACGATCAACGGTGGCGACGCCCCGCCGTGCTCCTCGTCCTGAGCGGCAACATCACGGCGATGTTCTGGTTCGCCCTGGGCGGCCAGATCGGCTTCCTGGTGGGCTGGCCGATGTTCCTGATTCCGGTGGCCTACATGGTGATCGGCGCGACGATCATCGGCGCGTTGGTGATGCGCATCGCCAGCCAGGAAGGCCTGTCGCTCACCTTGTTGTCGCGGGGCCTCGGCTTCGGCGCCAAGGGGTCGGCGATCGCCTCCATCGTGTACGCCGTCAACTATGTCTTCTACTTCGTCTTCGAGGGCAGCATCGTCTCGCACGGCCTGAGCCACCTTCTGGGTATCCCGATCGACTCGGGACAGGCGACGGTCGTCTTCGCCGTGATCGCCGCCGCAGCACTGTATTTCTCCTGGCGCGGAATGCACTCCATGAATCTGCTACAACGCTTCGGGCTGCCGATCTTCGTCATCCTGTTCGTGATCGGCATGGTGATGCTGGCCAATGGCTACGTGCTGGTGGGCCCGGGGGAGTGGGCGGCGCAGGGCGGGCTGACCGCGACGTCGATGTGGCAGGCGATGAGCCTCGCCAATGGCCAGGTGGTTTTCCAGGCGTTGATCGCGACCGACTACGGCCGGTTCGTCAAGCGTTCGGTCGGCTATGCCGGCACTGCGGGTCTCATGTTCGTCGAGCTGGCCATGATCGTGGTCGTCATGTTGTTCGGTGTGCTGCTCGGTTTCACCATGCTCGGGCACTTCGACGGTACGGATACGCAACGTCAGCTCTCGGCAACCGATCCCGGCCTGATCTTCGCGGTCGTGATGGGAGTCTTGGGAGTCGTCTTCGCCGTCATCACGCAGGTACGCATCAACGTCATGAACCTCTACTCCGGCTCACTGGCGCTGTCCAACGCATGGGATGCGCTGGCGTCCAGGCGGGTTGGTCGGCAATGGTGGATGGTGGCGTTGTGCGTCGCCGGCATCGCCTGCTACCCGGTGAACATCCTGCAGTACACCGGGGAGTTCCTTGCCGTCACCGGGATCATGACCAACACCTGGATCTTCATCCTGCTCAGTGACTACTACGTGTGCCGCAAGCTGCTCAACCTCGCTCCCGCTCACGACATCGAATATCGGGACGGAATGGTCAAGGACTGGAACGTCTGCGGCATGGTGGCACTGGGATCCAGCCTGCTGGTCGGAGCGCTCGGTGTGGCGGGGTTGTACCCGATGTACCTGGCATCGTTTGCCGCCATGCTGCTCGGTCCGGTGATCTACATTCCGCTGACGATCGCCACCCGGGGCCGCCAGTACGGGGTACGGCTCGAGCGGTCCGGCGAGGTGCGCCAGGACACGGACGCGCGCGTCGTCGACGGCGTCTAG
- a CDS encoding homocitrate synthase, with product MHTTTLTGPRFADFFDTPLPRGLRELAGDMSWDDVATTFSGAGPLSLDDRTAAALASAPAPLAALTGLLYEQGCAVEMLNFHQLRAGGQTATFIRGTDGVRTEWAIGWSESPTESALRAFVACANRLA from the coding sequence ATGCACACCACCACCCTCACCGGCCCCCGCTTCGCCGACTTCTTCGACACCCCGCTGCCGCGCGGCCTGCGCGAGCTGGCCGGCGACATGTCCTGGGATGACGTCGCCACCACCTTCTCGGGTGCCGGACCGCTGAGTCTGGACGACCGAACCGCCGCGGCCCTGGCCTCCGCGCCGGCCCCGCTCGCCGCCCTGACCGGACTGCTCTATGAGCAGGGCTGCGCCGTCGAGATGCTCAACTTCCACCAGTTGCGCGCCGGCGGGCAGACCGCGACCTTCATCCGCGGCACCGACGGCGTCCGCACCGAATGGGCCATCGGCTGGTCGGAGTCGCCGACCGAATCCGCGCTGCGCGCGTTCGTCGCCTGCGCGAACCGGCTCGCATAA
- a CDS encoding SDR family NAD(P)-dependent oxidoreductase: protein MEISGKKAIVVGGASGFGRATAEALAKRGAGVAILDRPQSKGREVAQEIGGTFLEVDVTDFDGTETVLEAAVEALGGLHIAVTTAGGGIGERTVKKDGPHSLESFRKTIDLNLIGTFNISRLSAWHMSKNELVDSEDGGEAEERGVIINTASIAAFEGQIGQVAYTAAKAAIAGISLTMARDLGSLGIRALAIAPSLFATGLTEGIPDEFATVLTKDAAFPKRLGKPEEYAKLAVAIVENPMLNGQCLRLDAGQRFAPK from the coding sequence ATGGAGATCTCGGGTAAGAAGGCCATCGTCGTCGGTGGGGCATCCGGTTTCGGTCGCGCCACCGCGGAGGCCTTGGCCAAGCGGGGGGCCGGCGTCGCCATCCTGGACCGGCCGCAATCGAAGGGCAGGGAAGTGGCGCAGGAAATCGGCGGCACCTTCCTCGAGGTGGACGTCACCGACTTCGACGGCACCGAGACGGTGCTCGAAGCTGCGGTCGAGGCCCTCGGCGGCCTGCACATCGCGGTCACCACCGCAGGCGGCGGTATCGGTGAGCGCACCGTCAAGAAGGACGGGCCACACAGCCTGGAGTCGTTCCGTAAGACCATCGACCTCAACCTCATCGGCACGTTCAACATCAGCCGCCTCTCGGCATGGCACATGAGCAAGAACGAGCTTGTCGACTCGGAAGACGGCGGAGAGGCCGAGGAACGCGGCGTCATCATCAACACGGCGTCCATCGCGGCGTTCGAGGGCCAGATCGGCCAGGTCGCCTACACGGCGGCCAAGGCAGCGATCGCCGGAATCTCGCTCACCATGGCACGAGACCTCGGCAGCCTCGGCATTCGCGCGCTGGCCATCGCGCCCAGCCTGTTCGCGACCGGCCTGACCGAGGGTATTCCGGACGAGTTCGCCACCGTGCTGACCAAGGATGCCGCCTTCCCGAAGCGCCTGGGCAAGCCCGAGGAGTACGCCAAGCTCGCGGTGGCGATCGTGGAGAACCCGATGCTCAATGGCCAGTGTCTACGCCTGGATGCCGGCCAGCGGTTCGCCCCGAAGTAG
- a CDS encoding neutral zinc metallopeptidase — protein sequence MLKRITAACAAVVMVTACGSPKIEIPTSSALAKPDTSGVKVQGEASGPLNQLAIEAIADLQEFWGKQFPDLYGKEYEPVAGGFFAVDPSTGDTPPCAASPDDVAGNAFYCGSKDVVAWDSSGLFPDLQAKYGDFVIPIVMAHEWGHAVQERSNFTARTVTRELQADCFAGAWARHVKDDKVFEVTSGELDTALAGILDLRDPVGTDKLDPSAHGSGFDRVGAFQDGFDNGVTKCKDYRDDDPMVLALPFNDPEDAANGGDAPYDSIVNGVPYDLEDYWTHVYPEIADGQAWPPVHGLEPFDPSSPPNCGDQSAEGFSLFYCVPDDYIGWDNAQTMPRVYEQGGDYAVATLLATQYGLAALTRLGDESDEKTSTARGDCFAGAYTASVILHNRAETSSWSISPGDLDEGIKALLVFRGADDADRQGAGFDRVRAFREGVINGAEACLDYQH from the coding sequence ATGCTCAAGCGAATCACCGCGGCGTGCGCCGCCGTCGTGATGGTGACCGCGTGCGGTAGCCCCAAGATCGAGATCCCCACATCCTCGGCCCTGGCCAAGCCGGACACCAGTGGTGTCAAGGTGCAGGGTGAGGCATCGGGCCCGCTGAACCAGCTGGCGATCGAGGCCATCGCGGACCTGCAGGAGTTCTGGGGCAAGCAGTTCCCCGACCTCTACGGCAAGGAGTACGAGCCGGTGGCCGGTGGCTTCTTCGCGGTGGACCCGTCAACCGGTGACACCCCGCCGTGCGCCGCGAGTCCTGACGATGTCGCGGGCAACGCCTTCTACTGCGGCTCCAAGGACGTCGTCGCCTGGGATTCCAGCGGCCTGTTCCCCGATCTGCAAGCCAAGTACGGCGATTTCGTCATCCCGATCGTGATGGCGCACGAGTGGGGACACGCCGTCCAGGAGCGGTCCAATTTCACTGCCCGCACCGTCACCCGGGAATTGCAGGCCGACTGTTTCGCGGGGGCCTGGGCTCGACATGTCAAGGACGACAAGGTGTTCGAGGTGACCAGCGGCGAACTGGACACCGCATTGGCGGGCATCCTGGATCTGCGCGACCCGGTGGGCACCGACAAGCTCGATCCGTCGGCGCACGGCAGTGGCTTCGACCGCGTCGGCGCGTTCCAGGACGGTTTCGACAACGGCGTCACGAAATGCAAGGACTACCGCGACGACGATCCCATGGTGCTCGCGTTGCCGTTCAACGATCCCGAAGATGCGGCCAACGGCGGTGACGCCCCGTACGACTCGATCGTCAACGGTGTGCCGTACGACCTGGAGGACTACTGGACTCACGTGTATCCGGAGATCGCCGACGGACAGGCGTGGCCACCGGTGCACGGCCTGGAGCCGTTCGACCCTTCGAGTCCACCCAACTGCGGTGACCAGTCCGCCGAGGGGTTCTCACTGTTCTACTGCGTGCCCGACGATTACATCGGTTGGGACAACGCGCAGACGATGCCGCGGGTGTACGAGCAGGGTGGCGACTACGCGGTGGCCACCCTGCTCGCGACGCAGTACGGGCTGGCCGCGTTGACGCGCCTGGGCGACGAGTCCGACGAGAAGACCTCGACCGCGCGGGGTGACTGCTTCGCCGGGGCCTATACCGCCAGCGTCATCCTGCACAACCGGGCAGAGACCAGCTCGTGGTCGATCTCGCCGGGTGATCTCGATGAGGGGATCAAGGCGCTGCTGGTGTTCCGTGGCGCCGACGACGCCGACCGCCAGGGCGCGGGATTCGACCGGGTGCGTGCCTTCCGTGAGGGCGTCATCAACGGTGCTGAGGCGTGCCTGGACTACCAGCACTGA